The Impatiens glandulifera chromosome 8, dImpGla2.1, whole genome shotgun sequence genome includes a window with the following:
- the LOC124912642 gene encoding PRA1 family protein A1-like: MDWSSVTAGDLVEALREVDWSSPPRPVSEFFSRFTFPRSYSKWNSRLKCNLYYYRTNYFIMIVCILGLGFLRRPLAIIAAALMALSIAILNDSFAGTFNEKVTRTVRQLSPHLAAKMRPPLTPVIRGRSSAKRAIYICGRPRLFFVLVFSTLSFILWFVSSGLLTVLWALVIGLLASLVHASFRTPNLKARLNTFREEFRAVWRNYSEL, from the exons ATGGATTGGAGCAGCGTTACGGCTGGAGATCTGGTTGAAGCTCTCCGGGAAGTTGACTGGTCTTCACCTCCTCGTCCTGTTTCAGAATTCTTCTCCAGATTCACTTTTCCTCGTTCATACTCCAAATGGAACAGTCGTCTCAAGTGCAATCTCTACTA CTACAGGACCAATTACTTCATTATGATCGTGTGCATCTTGG GCCTAGGATTTCTGAGGAGGCCACTTGCTATCATTGCTGCTGCTCTCATGGCACTGAGCATAGCAATCTTGAATGATAG TTTTGCAGGTACCTTTAATGAGAAAGTGACTAGAACTGTGAGACAGTTGTCTCCACATTTAGCTGCAAAGATGAGGCCTCCTCTTAC ACCTGTTATCCGTGGGCGTTCATCTGCTAAAAGAGCAATATACATTTGTGGACGGCCTCGTTTGTTTTTTGTGCTTGTTTTCTCTACTT TGAGCTTCATCCTTTGGTTTGTCTCCAGTGGACTGTTGACTGTTCTGTGGGCTCTTGTTATTGGTTTACTTG CAAGCCTTGTTCATGCAAGCTTTAGGACACCTAATCTGAAGGCACGTCTGAACACATTTCGGGAGGAGTTTCGAGCAGTTTGGCGCAACTACAGCGAGCTGTAG